Within the Thermosinus carboxydivorans Nor1 genome, the region AGAATGCCCGTCAGAAAATTGCCATGCTTACGGCCTATGATTATTCCACGGCCAAGCTTTTCGATGAGGCAGGAATTCATGGCCTATTAGTTGGCGATTCCTTGGGGATGGTTATGCTCGGATATGAGAATACCCTGCCTGTAACCATGGAGGACATGCTTCACCATACCAAGGCGGTTGTTCGCGGAACCAGCCAGGCGTTAGTTGTTGCTGACATGCCGTTTCTGTCCTACCATGTCAGCACGGCTGAGGCGGTGGCTAATGCCGGCAGGCTGATTAAAGAAGGTGGGGCCCAGGCTGTGAAGCTGGAGGGAGGCGCCGCCATTGCTGACAAGGTTACGGCCATTGTGCGGGCGGAAATTCCCGTCATGGGCCATCTTGGGCTGACGCCGCAGTCTGTTCACAAGTTCGGCGGCTTCAAAGTCCAGGGTAAGACTAGCGATGCAGCGCGACAAATTCTCGACGACGCGCTGCGCCTGGAGGAAGCGGGGGCGTTTGCCCTTGTTCTGGAATGTATTCCTGAGGCTGTCGCTAAGCTGGTTAGCGAGCGGCTAACTATTCCGACCATTGGCATTGGCGCCGGCGGCGGTTGCGATGGGCAAATCCTTGTATACCAGGACATGCTAGGTATGTATGGGGCGTTTAAGCCGAAGTTTGTGAAGCAGTATGCCTGTTTGGGCGAGCTGATGAAGGGGGCTGTAAGACAATATATGGAGGAAGTGGCGCAGGGTCGTTTTCCCGCACCCGAGCATGCTTTTTCCACCGATGCGTCAATTTTGGATAAACTTTATTAGGGTTTTGCGCTTATCCCGGTCTTGAAGACCGGGACTTTTATTTTTTATGTATAAAAGGCATCTGAACCCAAAAGAATAGTTCATATGGAAAACCGAGCAACTAGGAGGAAAAAATGGCTGGATATTTATTGATTATTTTGGCTTTTATCGCTTCACTGTTGGCCGCCGGGCTGTTTTTCCGTCCGCAGGGCGCACGACGCGGGCGTCATTTGTACTATGCGGCGGCACTGTGCATCACCGCCGCCGCTTTATGGCTTTTGTACCTGATTTTTACCGAGCGGTTTGAGTTTGCTTATATTTTCGCCTATTCATCACGCAATCTGCCGCTTCTTTATAAGTTTTCCGCTTTTTGGGCCGGTCAGGAAGGCTCCTTGCTGTTGTGGGCGCTTTTGCACAGCCTATTTGGCCTGGCAATGATAAGGCGGCAAGTTTCCGGCAGAGCCCTCGGGGTCTTTTCGTTGTTGCAGGTCCTGCTGCTTAGCCTAATCCTGGTGAAAAACCCATTTATGCTGCTGCCGGAAAGTCAAACCGACGGTTGGGGCCTCAATCCACTGCTGCAGGATCCATGGATGGCGATCCATCCCCCTTTGATCTTTATCGGTTATGCTGGTTTGGCCGTTCCTTACGTCCTGACCATTGAGAGTCTGCTTAGCAACAATCACCAAGCGTGGCGTGAAAAAGCACCTGGTTGGCTTCTGCTAGCTTGGATTTTTCTCGGTAGTGGCATTTTTATCGGCAGCTTTTGGGCGTATAAAGTTTTGGGATGGGGTGGGTATTGGGGCTGGGATCCTGTCGAAAATGCTTCGCTTGTCCCCTGGTTGGCAGCCGGAGTGGCGGTACATTTGCTTTCTCTTGCCCGGCGGAAGACTGTTGCCGTTGGCGCTGCTTACTTTGCCGTGATCACGATGTATCTTTTGGTGTTTTACGGCGCCTTTATTACCCGGAGCGGCATACTCCGCGATTTTTCCACCCATTCCTTCGGCGAAGAAGGGGTGGGCGGGCTCCTGGGTTTTTATCTTTTGCTCCTTTTTGCCGCAAGTTTCTTGCTCCTGATTTGGCGTTGGCCCCGTTTGCCTGGCGGGCATTCAGTCGGACAGCGCGGCTCTGCTTTTGCCTTAATCGCTGCGGCAGGGACGCTTAGCGCTCTGGCTTTTCTCGTTTTTGTCGGCATGTCAGTTCCTGTATTTACTTGGGCTCTGGGCCAAGCGCAGAATGTTCATACTGACTATTACAATAAGGGAACGCTGCCGCTGGCTCTTTTAATCGCTTTTTTCCTTGCTATTGCCGTCCAGGGCGAAGCCGCTGCCCGTAAACGGCAATGGTGGCTGGCTCTTGCTGCCGGCATGACGGTAGTTATCTTGGGCATTTATTATGGCTGGAACCTGTCGCCGTCGTTAGTGGGAATGGGTTTAGCCGCAGCCGCAGCCGCAGTAAATATGGTGGCGGCTGTCGGCCGCGGCTCTAGTTGTCCCGCCGCGCTTGC harbors:
- the panB gene encoding 3-methyl-2-oxobutanoate hydroxymethyltransferase codes for the protein MNRTTKITVSTFQAMKNARQKIAMLTAYDYSTAKLFDEAGIHGLLVGDSLGMVMLGYENTLPVTMEDMLHHTKAVVRGTSQALVVADMPFLSYHVSTAEAVANAGRLIKEGGAQAVKLEGGAAIADKVTAIVRAEIPVMGHLGLTPQSVHKFGGFKVQGKTSDAARQILDDALRLEEAGAFALVLECIPEAVAKLVSERLTIPTIGIGAGGGCDGQILVYQDMLGMYGAFKPKFVKQYACLGELMKGAVRQYMEEVAQGRFPAPEHAFSTDASILDKLY
- the ccsA gene encoding cytochrome c biogenesis protein CcsA gives rise to the protein MAGYLLIILAFIASLLAAGLFFRPQGARRGRHLYYAAALCITAAALWLLYLIFTERFEFAYIFAYSSRNLPLLYKFSAFWAGQEGSLLLWALLHSLFGLAMIRRQVSGRALGVFSLLQVLLLSLILVKNPFMLLPESQTDGWGLNPLLQDPWMAIHPPLIFIGYAGLAVPYVLTIESLLSNNHQAWREKAPGWLLLAWIFLGSGIFIGSFWAYKVLGWGGYWGWDPVENASLVPWLAAGVAVHLLSLARRKTVAVGAAYFAVITMYLLVFYGAFITRSGILRDFSTHSFGEEGVGGLLGFYLLLLFAASFLLLIWRWPRLPGGHSVGQRGSAFALIAAAGTLSALAFLVFVGMSVPVFTWALGQAQNVHTDYYNKGTLPLALLIAFFLAIAVQGEAAARKRQWWLALAAGMTVVILGIYYGWNLSPSLVGMGLAAAAAAVNMVAAVGRGSSCPAALAHTGVALLIAGILASAVFSRSEQIFFRPGEAIRIFGKELCYLGREGSPEAKIMVYKFATDGDRARLDATTRYDAHGREAAREPAIYRGLAADIYIVPAANGGAEEGKEAQLARNEVVVFEDLTVKYLRLYLDGEMGTGNMNIRAQVEATRNGQTEQAAPELVYSPQVITPKPAYVFSDYEITLAAVYPGTGKIGLVVKNIRTAPLQAEVSHKPLVSLVWLGAITIVAGTSWAWAKKHRLPGKYTRFWIERRILRPNCRKI